From Paenibacillus sp. V4I7, one genomic window encodes:
- a CDS encoding GMC oxidoreductase — translation MKIWVSNKHETLRAIAIKKRLSVEELVLLNPHIEHPDLDITGISVYLPSETESRASTVGSIPTCPVVPAETLNNWIPLTPLSQMAQQEYDVLIIGTGAGGGSVLWRLCEQWKREKKRIGIIERGDQYIPTHARNLSTLNQERLVAYFSHLSKPLPGASPEYPGARQLFALGGRTLFWYAFTPRMHPWDLAKWPIPVHEMESYYGIAEQVMNVTGAFAEGASFTEILLERLWLRGYSKAAPLPIAADIVPQSFGQIHTDMFTSSISLLARALNQRNFDLAINARATKILHENGKVTGVTVVSPDKTAYTLKAKTVVLSASTFETPRLLLHSGFQHRALGHFLTNQTFVQATGTISTADFPIPWGPLNIMIPQKPDTPYSVLMTGPEAFYWYPVSVERPLTGETTVNFYGYGKVEPRYENRITLNPDKIDEYGVPEIKVHFSLSEADKNVVGQMTEGIKRIAKDTGVRLISKNGKPSICLTPLGDLHHDSGTCRIGDDPNTSVANQYGQIHGVSGLYVADNSALPYIGAENQTLTTIALAIRTADHIIRQAGVQPKTK, via the coding sequence TTGAAAATATGGGTTTCGAACAAGCATGAAACACTTAGAGCTATCGCTATTAAAAAACGTTTATCCGTTGAAGAGCTTGTATTGCTCAACCCACATATTGAACATCCGGATCTAGACATCACCGGTATATCGGTCTATCTTCCTTCTGAAACAGAATCGAGAGCCTCTACGGTTGGATCCATTCCGACTTGCCCGGTCGTACCGGCAGAAACGCTGAATAACTGGATTCCCCTTACACCGCTTTCACAGATGGCTCAGCAGGAATATGATGTTCTGATCATCGGTACCGGAGCAGGCGGAGGATCTGTCCTCTGGAGATTATGCGAACAATGGAAGAGGGAAAAGAAGAGGATTGGCATCATTGAACGGGGAGACCAGTATATCCCGACGCATGCCCGAAACCTGTCGACGTTAAACCAAGAACGCCTCGTAGCTTATTTTAGTCACTTATCCAAGCCCCTGCCTGGTGCTTCACCCGAATATCCGGGAGCGAGGCAGCTTTTTGCGCTGGGAGGAAGAACGTTATTCTGGTATGCGTTTACTCCCCGGATGCATCCGTGGGATCTGGCGAAATGGCCTATACCTGTTCATGAGATGGAAAGCTATTACGGCATTGCTGAACAAGTCATGAATGTCACCGGAGCATTTGCGGAAGGGGCTTCGTTCACGGAAATTTTACTGGAGCGGTTGTGGCTACGCGGTTATTCCAAAGCGGCACCTCTTCCGATTGCAGCTGATATCGTACCCCAGTCTTTCGGGCAGATTCATACCGACATGTTTACGAGTTCCATTTCCTTGCTTGCTAGAGCTCTGAATCAGAGGAATTTCGATTTGGCAATCAACGCACGTGCCACGAAGATTCTACATGAGAACGGAAAAGTCACGGGAGTCACGGTCGTTTCCCCGGATAAAACCGCTTATACCCTTAAAGCCAAAACAGTTGTTTTGAGTGCGAGTACTTTTGAGACACCACGCTTGCTCCTTCATTCGGGATTTCAGCATCGAGCGTTGGGACACTTCCTGACGAATCAAACTTTTGTGCAAGCAACAGGAACGATATCTACTGCTGATTTTCCTATCCCGTGGGGTCCCTTGAATATTATGATACCGCAGAAACCGGATACACCTTACTCCGTACTCATGACCGGCCCGGAAGCCTTCTACTGGTATCCAGTTAGCGTTGAAAGACCATTAACAGGTGAAACTACGGTCAACTTCTATGGTTATGGCAAAGTCGAACCGAGATACGAGAATCGGATTACACTGAATCCGGACAAAATAGACGAGTACGGCGTCCCTGAAATTAAGGTTCATTTTTCCTTGAGCGAGGCCGATAAGAACGTCGTTGGCCAAATGACGGAAGGGATAAAGCGCATTGCCAAGGATACAGGCGTGCGTCTGATTTCAAAGAATGGCAAACCGTCTATTTGCTTGACTCCGCTTGGCGATTTGCATCATGACTCAGGCACATGCCGAATCGGAGACGATCCCAATACTTCTGTTGCTAACCAATACGGGCAAATCCACGGAGTCTCCGGCCTCTATGTGGCCGACAACAGTGCTTTACCTTACATCGGAGCCGAAAATCAAACGTTGACCACGATAGCCCTCGCTATTCGTACGGCTGATCATATTATTCGGCAGGCGGGCGTTCAGCCAAAAACGAAATGA